A stretch of Mesorhizobium sp. M2A.F.Ca.ET.046.03.2.1 DNA encodes these proteins:
- the pepN gene encoding aminopeptidase N → MRTDTGHVFKLEDYRPSDYLIPRTGLDFRLSPDATHVTALLTIERREGVAPAAPLVLDGDGLTLLGLAIDGQALAAGDYEATPDRLTILKLPAAQRFELRLETEIAPSRNEALMGLYRSNNVYCTQCEAEGFRRITYFLDRPDILSVYTVRIEAPHNEAPLLLSNGNPVERGALANGRHYAVWHDPFPKPSYLFALVAGALGRVAGSFTTMSGREVELGIYVEPGKERLAGYAMDALKRSMKWDEDAFGREYDLDVFNIVAVSDFNMGAMENKGLNVFNDKYVLADEETATDADFANIEAIIAHEYFHNWTGNRITCRDWFQLCLKEGLTVYRDHEYSADQRSRAVKRIAEVRTLRAHQFPEDQGPLAHPVRPRRYREINNFYTATVYEKGSEVVRMIRTILGPELFRAGMDLYFERHDGEAATIEDFLKVFEDVSGRDLAQFALWYHQAGTPNLTVSSTHNAAAREFTLEIEQSVPPTPSESRKRLMHIPLAFGLVGAGGQPVTWTAVEGATVDDGVIHIRKRRHTVRFSGVSERPSVSLNRGFSAPITLSVQQKADDQFFLAAHDSDPFARWQAFNTLLTDALIAAFRQILGGKEPAFAGRLAELAGRIAGDEALEPAYRALALTLPGEADIARDIGKGINPDAIFAAREALARAIAGTNRDAFSALYDSLADKGPFSPDAASAGRRALRNILLDYLSLLPGGGALAARHFNSATNMTDRAAALAVLAHRHSDTAEAEEALAAFEGRYRGDALVLDKWFQIQAGVPGAKTVDKVRALMLHPAFSIANPNRVRSLIGTFSSANQTGFHRPDGEGYRLFAETVLEVEKRNPQVAARLATALRSWRSLEPGRQAKAKQALLDMAKVENLSADLRDIVERTLA, encoded by the coding sequence ATGCGCACCGATACCGGCCATGTCTTCAAGCTCGAAGACTATCGCCCCAGCGACTATCTCATCCCGAGGACCGGCCTCGACTTCCGCCTGTCGCCGGACGCGACCCATGTTACGGCGCTGCTCACCATCGAACGGCGCGAGGGCGTCGCGCCGGCGGCGCCGCTGGTGCTCGACGGCGATGGGCTGACGCTGCTTGGCCTAGCCATCGACGGGCAGGCGCTCGCTGCCGGCGACTACGAGGCGACGCCGGACCGGCTGACGATCCTGAAGCTGCCGGCGGCACAGCGTTTCGAGCTTCGTCTGGAGACCGAGATCGCGCCTTCGCGCAACGAGGCGCTGATGGGCCTTTATCGCTCCAACAACGTCTATTGCACGCAATGCGAGGCCGAGGGCTTTCGCCGCATCACCTATTTCCTCGACCGACCCGATATCCTGTCGGTCTACACCGTGCGCATCGAAGCCCCGCACAATGAGGCGCCGCTGCTGCTTTCCAACGGCAACCCCGTCGAGCGCGGCGCGCTCGCTAATGGCCGGCACTACGCGGTCTGGCACGACCCCTTCCCTAAGCCTTCCTACCTTTTCGCGCTGGTGGCGGGCGCGCTCGGCAGGGTGGCGGGCAGCTTCACCACCATGTCCGGCCGCGAGGTCGAGCTCGGCATCTATGTCGAGCCCGGCAAGGAGCGGCTTGCCGGCTATGCGATGGACGCGCTGAAGCGCTCGATGAAATGGGACGAGGACGCCTTCGGCCGCGAATACGACCTCGACGTCTTCAACATCGTGGCCGTGTCCGACTTCAACATGGGCGCGATGGAGAACAAGGGCCTCAACGTCTTCAACGACAAATATGTGCTGGCCGACGAGGAGACCGCGACGGATGCCGACTTCGCCAATATCGAGGCGATCATCGCGCATGAGTATTTCCACAATTGGACAGGCAACAGAATCACTTGCCGAGACTGGTTCCAGCTCTGCCTAAAGGAAGGGCTGACCGTTTACCGCGACCACGAATACTCCGCCGACCAGCGCTCGCGGGCGGTGAAGCGCATCGCCGAGGTGCGCACGCTGCGCGCGCATCAATTCCCGGAAGACCAGGGGCCGCTGGCGCATCCGGTCAGGCCGCGGCGCTACCGCGAGATCAACAATTTCTACACGGCGACCGTCTACGAGAAAGGTTCCGAAGTGGTGCGCATGATCCGCACCATCCTCGGGCCGGAACTCTTCCGTGCCGGCATGGACCTCTATTTCGAGCGGCATGACGGCGAGGCCGCGACGATCGAGGACTTCTTGAAAGTCTTCGAGGACGTCTCTGGCAGAGACCTCGCGCAATTCGCGCTCTGGTACCATCAGGCCGGCACGCCGAACCTGACGGTGAGCTCCACGCACAATGCGGCGGCCAGGGAGTTCACGCTGGAGATCGAGCAGTCGGTGCCGCCGACGCCGTCGGAAAGCCGCAAGCGGCTGATGCACATTCCTTTGGCCTTTGGCCTGGTGGGCGCAGGCGGCCAGCCTGTCACCTGGACGGCCGTCGAGGGCGCGACGGTGGATGACGGCGTCATCCATATCCGCAAGCGCCGGCACACGGTGCGCTTCTCCGGCGTTTCGGAGCGGCCGTCGGTATCGCTCAACCGCGGCTTCTCGGCGCCAATCACGCTTTCGGTGCAGCAGAAGGCGGACGACCAGTTCTTCTTGGCGGCGCATGACAGCGACCCCTTCGCGCGCTGGCAGGCGTTCAACACGCTTTTGACCGACGCGCTGATCGCCGCCTTCCGCCAGATCCTCGGCGGCAAGGAGCCGGCCTTCGCAGGACGGCTGGCTGAGCTTGCCGGCAGGATCGCCGGCGACGAGGCGCTGGAGCCGGCCTACCGGGCACTGGCGCTCACGCTTCCTGGTGAAGCCGACATTGCCCGCGACATCGGGAAGGGCATCAACCCCGACGCCATCTTCGCCGCGCGCGAGGCGCTGGCGCGGGCGATCGCCGGGACAAATCGCGATGCCTTTTCCGCTCTCTATGACAGCCTCGCCGACAAGGGTCCGTTCAGCCCGGACGCGGCGAGCGCCGGACGCAGGGCGCTCCGCAACATCCTGCTCGATTATCTTTCGCTGCTGCCGGGCGGCGGCGCCCTCGCCGCGCGGCACTTCAATTCCGCCACCAACATGACAGACCGTGCCGCGGCGCTGGCCGTGCTGGCGCATCGCCATTCGGACACGGCCGAGGCCGAAGAGGCGCTGGCAGCCTTCGAGGGCCGCTATCGCGGCGACGCGCTGGTGCTCGACAAATGGTTCCAGATCCAGGCCGGCGTGCCTGGCGCGAAGACCGTCGACAAGGTGCGCGCGCTGATGCTGCACCCCGCCTTCTCGATCGCCAATCCGAACCGCGTGCGCTCGCTGATCGGCACCTTCTCCAGCGCCAACCAGACCGGCTTCCACCGCCCCGACGGCGAAGGCTACCGCCTCTTCGCCGAGACGGTGCTGGAGGTCGAGAAGCGCAACCCGCAAGTGGCGGCGAGGCTGGCGACCGCGCTGCGCTCCTGGCGCTCGCTGGAGCCCGGACGCCAGGCCAAGGCCAAGCAGGCGCTGCTCGATATGGCGAAGGTAGAGAACCTGTCGGCGGATCTGCGGGATATCGTGGAGCGGACGCTGGCTTGA